One region of Choristoneura fumiferana chromosome 3, NRCan_CFum_1, whole genome shotgun sequence genomic DNA includes:
- the Nufip gene encoding nuclear FMR1 interacting protein 1 encodes MQVPFQHSFHNQGIQPPNNCQWRLNFMPRGPYLRAPRQNWRPPPQEFSNENEYWCETCDRGFRTADILEKHKQQHQKCNIDGCQFIAHPKVITKHIQMQHASGLYKKIAKLQDPEEIKKWREERKKKYPTKENVEKAVAAMKEKIERGEKMGLKIFRHERNHKTDTANKRKSFDNQRNHTPRFNQNASKKRRKVIPKPNEKKLPAVEDTRKLKPFGGIQELNLNVDEEQEDLKCDFRIEDEDDVPEATTSVKDTVVASSVCLALSSLQCDYGSSDDEEECEKDKNTEPGQKTEKHTTSIIKDTTPYLIPPKKHESDDDSGPEEVNVIKKINDEPNNLESKPTNKRKSKDDILKRPIFKRPKPKLPSTLLHKLLFKEVRHERNIVLQCVRHIVKNNFFDKTN; translated from the exons ATGCAGGTGCCATTTCAACATTCATTTCATAATCAAGGTATTCAGCCACCAAACAATTGCCAATGGCGCCTCAATTTTATGCCACGAGGGCCTTATCTGAGGGCGCCACGACAAAATTGGAGACCACCGCCCCAGGAGTTTTCTAATGAAAATGAATATTGGTGTGAGACATGTGATAGAGGTTTCCGGACAGCAGATATCCTCGAAAAACACAAACAACAGCATcag AAATGTAATATAGATGGGTGCCAGTTCATTGCACATCCTAAGGTTATCACAAAGCACATTCAAATGCAACATGCATCTGGCCTATACAAAAAAATTGCCAAACTACAAGATCcggaagaaataaagaaatggagagaggaaagaaagaaaaagtaccCCACAAAAGAAAATGTTGAAAAAGCTGTTGCAGCAATGAAAGAAAAAATTGAAAGAGGTGAAAAAATGGGTCTGAAAATTTTCAGGCATGAAAGAAACCACAAAACAG ATACTGCCAATAAAAGAAAATCTTTTGATAACCAAAGAAACCACACACCTCGCTTCAATCAGAATGCTTCTAAGAAGAGGAGAAAAGTTATACCAAAACCCAATGAGAAAAAATTGCCTGCTGTGGAAGACACCAGGAAGCTTAAACCTTTTGGAGGCATTCAAGAATTAAATCTAAATGTGGATGAAGAACAAGAAGACTTGAAATGTGATTTTAGAATTGAGGATGAAGATGATGTACCTGAAGCCACCACATCTGTTAAAGACACAGTTGTTGCAAGTTCTGTTTGTCTTGCTTTGTCTTCCTTGCAGTGTGATTATGGCTCTTCTGATGATGAAGAAGAATGTGAAAAGGACAAAAACACAGAGCCAGGACAAAAAACTGAGAAACATACCACTTCAATTATAAAAGACACTACTCCTTATTTGATTCCACCAAAAAAGCATGAGAGTGATGATGACAGTGGACCTGAAGAAGTGAATgtgatcaaaaaaataaatgatgagCCTAACAATCTAGAGTCAAAACCAACAAATAAAAGGAAATCAAAAGATGATATCCTTAAGAGACCAATTTTTAAGAGGCCTAAACCTAAGTTGCCATCTACTTTGTtgcataaattgttatttaaggAAGTGAGACATGAACGTAATATTGTACTACAATGTGTAAGACATATTGTTAAGAATAATTTCTTTGATAAAacgaattaa
- the RpL3 gene encoding ribosomal protein L3 yields MSHRKFSAPRHGSMGFYPKKRSRRHRGKVKAFPKDDPSKPVHLTAFIGYKAGMTHVVREPDRPGSKINKKEIVEAVTIIETPPMVAVGAVGYIETPHGLRALLTVWAEHMSEDCRRRFYKNWYKCKKKAFTKSSKRWQDELGRKSIEKDFKKMIRYCTVVRLIAHTQMKLLKQRQKKAHIMEIQINGGTIEDKVKWAREHLEKPIPIDSVFAKDEMIDCIGVTKGKGYKGVTSRWHTKKLPRKTHKGLRKVACIGAWHPSRVSFTVARAGQKGYHHRTEMNKKIYRIGQGIHTKDGKVIKNNASTEYDLSEKSITPMGGFPHYGEVNNDFIMIKGCCMGPKKRVITLRKSLRVHTKRAALEKINLKFIDTSSKFGHGRFQTPADKAAFMGTLKKDRIREEAAATTTPAAAPAQS; encoded by the exons ATG TCGCACAGGAAGTTTTCGGCACCCCGTCATGGGTCCATGGGGTTCTACCCCAAGAAGAGGTCCCGCCGTCATCGTGGAAAGGTGAAGGCTTTCCCCAAGGATGACCCGAGCAAGCCGGTGCATCTGACTGCCTTCATCGGCTACAAGGCCGGTATGACCCATGTGGTCCGTGAACCTGACCGTCCTGGATCAA AAATCAACAAGAAGGAGATTGTCGAGGCTGTCACCATCATTGAGACTCCTCCCATGGTGGCTGTCGGTGCTGTGGGTTACATCGAAACACCACATGGCCTCCGAGCTCTCCTTACTGTCTGGGCCGAGCACATGTCTGAGGACTGCCGCCGCCGCTTCTACAAGAACTG GTATAAGTGCAAGAAGAAGGCTTTCACTAAGTCCAGCAAGAGATGGCAGGATGAGCTTGGGCGCAAGTCCATTGAGAAGGACTTCAAGAAAATGATTCGCTACTGCACTGTGGTGAGACTCATTGCCCACACCCAGATGAAGCTGCTCAAGCAGCGTCAAAAGAAGGCCCACATCATGGAAATCCAGATCAACGGAGGCACCATTGAAGACAAAGTCAAGTGGGCCAGAGAGCATCTGGAAAAGCCTATCCCTATCGACTCTGTGTTCGCTAAGGATGAGATGATTGACTGCATTGGTGTTACCAAGGGCAAGGGATACAAGG GTGTCACCTCCCGTTGGCATACAAAGAAGCTGCCCCGCAAGACGCACAAGGGTCTGCGCAAGGTTGCCTGTATTGGAGCATGGCATCCTTCAAGAGTTTCTTTCACCGTCGCCCGCGCCGGTCAGAAGGGATACCACCACCGTACTGAAATGAACAAGAAAATCTACCGCATCGGGCAAG gaaTTCACACCAAGGATGGCAAGGTCATCAAAAACAATGCCAGCACAGAGTATGATCTGTCTGAGAAGTCCATCACTCCCATGGGTGGCTTCCCTCATTATGGAGAGGTCAACAATGACTTCATCATGATCAAGGGTTGCTGCATGGGACCAAAGAAGCGTGTCATCACTTTGAGAAAG TCTCTGCGCGTGCACACGAAGAGGGCTGCCCTTGAAAAGATCAACCTGAAGTTCATCGACACCTCGTCCAAGTTCGGTCACGGTCGCTTCCAGACGCCGGCTGACAAGGCCGCCTTCATGGGCACCCTCAAGAAGGACCGCATTAGGGAGGAAGCCGCCGCAACCACCACCCCGGCTGCTGCCCCAGCACAATCGTAG